In the Vitis vinifera cultivar Pinot Noir 40024 chromosome 2, ASM3070453v1 genome, one interval contains:
- the LOC100253894 gene encoding 21 kDa protein encodes MAKLGLSLLLVCSILHMVGTVDSAAARNSAATSFIKASCRVTRYPVLCFQCLSGYASTIRQSDRQLALTALSVSLSRARSATVFASKLTKVRGLKPREHEAVKDCIENMADTVDRLSHSVQELGRTGKAVSQDFMWHMSNVQTWVSAALTDENTCLDGFAGRVMEGNVKTAVRRKVIDVAQVTSNALALINRFAAKPRH; translated from the coding sequence ATGGCAAAGCTTGGCCTGTCCCTGCTACTTGTCTGTTCTATTCTTCACATGGTTGGCACGGTGGACTCTGCCGCTGCCAGAAACTCTGCTGCCACAAGCTTCATTAAGGCCTCATGCAGGGTCACTCGGTATCCTGTGCTGTGTTTTCAGTGCCTTTCAGGCTATGCCAGCACGATTCGACAGAGTGACCGACAGTTGGCTCTAACTGCTTTGTCAGTGAGCCTATCCAGGGCTAGATCCGCCACCGTGTTTGCCTCCAAGCTGACTAAGGTTAGGGGACTCAAGCCTAGAGAGCACGAAGCAGTGAAAGACTGCATAGAGAACATGGCTGATACTGTAGACAGGTTAAGCCATTCGGTCCAGGAGCTTGGCCGCACTGGGAAAGCAGTGAGCCAGGACTTCATGTGGCATATGAGCAATGTCCAGACCTGGGTCAGCGCCGCCCTCACCGACGAAAACACTTGCCTCGACGGCTTTGCGGGGCGCGTCATGGAGGGAAATGTGAAGACTGCCGTTAGGCGCAAGGTCATCGACGTGGCACAAGTCACTAGCAATGCCCTTGCATTGATCAATCGCTTCGCTGCAAAACCAAGGCATTAG
- the LOC100248802 gene encoding 21 kDa protein, with protein sequence MSASVFCGNHKLSDFSINCKHFHVPHIHHHTGEVEMEGSSLSPPLTAFFILFFQFSACMSSSSAAHTNTDYIKTSCLATTYPHLCYDSLSIYANKIQTSPKRLATTALSVASSSARSTLVSMKQLSKTHGLKPREASAMIDCVEEVADSVDELHKSIGEMGHAGGPDFEFRMGNIQTWVSAALTDEETCTDGFAGRAMNGNLKKTVQRHINKVARLTSNALALVNKYASTHTPASP encoded by the coding sequence ATGTCAGCTTCCGTTTTTTGTGGGAACCACAAACTTTCGGATTTTTCTATAAATTGCAAGCACTTCCATGTTCCTCACATTCATCATCACACAGGAGAGGTGGAAATGGAAGGTTCATCTCTTAGCCCACCACTTACAGCtttcttcattctcttttttCAATTCTCTGCGTGCATGAGCTCATCTTCAGCCGCACACACCAACACGGACTACATAAAAACATCATGCCTTGCCACAACATATCCTCATCTCTGCTACGACTCCCTTTCAATTTATGCCAACAAAATCCAAACCAGCCCCAAACGGCTAGCCACCACTGCCCTCTCCGTGGCCAGTTCTTCAGCTAGATCAACGTTGGTATCGATGAAACAGCTGTCAAAAACCCATGGCTTGAAACCCAGAGAGGCTAGTGCCATGATAGACTGTGTCGAGGAGGTGGCAGACTCAGTTGATGAGCTTCACAAGTCCATAGGGGAGATGGGTCATGCTGGAGGGCCCGATTTTGAGTTTCGAATGGGTAATATTCAAACATGGGTGAGTGCAGCCTTAACAGATGAGGAAACCTGCACGGATGGGTTTGCTGGGAGAGCCATGAATGGGAACCTCAAAAAAACTGTACAGAGACACATCAACAAGGTTGCACGTTTGACTAGCAATGCCCTGGCTCTTGTCAACAAGTATGCCTCCACCCACACCCCTGCATCACCATGA
- the LOC100243664 gene encoding 21 kDa protein — protein MEGSYFFNALAALFILLQLTTHMNTCSAARPSPNEAYAEFIKTSCRTTTYPQLCTSSLLSYASKIQTSPKILADTALSIALATAHSTSTAITKLSKTQSLKPGEAAAIRDCVEVLGDSEDELQMSIQEMEHPEGKSFGLQMSDIQTWVSAALTNDDTCMDSFAGNAMNGNVKTIVRGYILHVAQMTSVALALINNYALGQTTSP, from the coding sequence ATGGAAGGTTCTTATTTTTTCAATGCACTCGCGGCTTTGTTCATTCTGCTTCAGCTCACAACTCACATGAACACATGCTCAGCTGCTAGACCATCTCCCAACGAAGCTTACGCCGAGTTTATTAAAACATCTTGCCGCACAACAACATATCCTCAGTTGTGCACGAGCTCCCTCTTGAGCTATGCGAGCAAAATCCAAACCAGCCCCAAAATATTAGCCGACACAGCCCTGTCAATTGCTCTTGCAACAGCCCATTCTACGTCCACAGCAATTACCAAGCTGTCAAAAACCCAGAGCTTAAAGCCTGGGGAGGCTGCTGCAATCCGCGATTGTGTGGAGGTCTTAGGCGACTCCGAGGACGAGCTCCAAATGTCCATACAGGAAATGGAACACCCTGAAGGCAAAAGCTTTGGGCTTCAAATGAGTGATATTCAAACATGGGTGAGTGCGGCATTGACGAACGACGACACGTGCATGGATAGCTTTGCTGGGAATGCCATGAATGGGAATGTGAAGACTATAGTCAGGGGCTACATTCTTCATGTTGCACAAATGACTAGCGTTGCCTTGGCTCTCATCAACAACTATGCTTTAGGCCAGACCACTTCACCTTAG